In Candidatus Polarisedimenticolaceae bacterium, a genomic segment contains:
- a CDS encoding AraC family transcriptional regulator, whose product MAIDVLSDVLGTVRLKGAVFFDVTCHEPWVEETPAGSEIVDNVLPGAEHLVPYHVVSEGGCWAGIVGTQPVWLEAGSVIVFPQGDAHVMSSAPGMRRPADPAKYAPPRDGQLPIAVTSGESGPRPTRLVCGYLGYDARPFNPLIAALPRVLVIRDRDGASPGWLTRFVDLALTESRNKRAGGQSILGRLSELMFVEALRRHLEGAGGEQTGWVAGLRDANVGRALSLLHEKPKHAWTLEDLAHEVGLSRSALAERFTQLVGQPPMQYLAQWRMQIAAGMLAGGAKVLEAAFGVGYDSEAAFSRAFKRMVGVSPAAWRDRNGPSPVPAAPQF is encoded by the coding sequence ATGGCCATCGACGTGCTCTCCGACGTGCTCGGTACCGTCCGCCTCAAGGGGGCGGTGTTCTTCGATGTGACCTGCCACGAGCCCTGGGTCGAGGAGACGCCCGCGGGAAGCGAGATCGTCGACAACGTCCTGCCGGGCGCCGAGCATCTCGTCCCGTACCACGTCGTCAGCGAAGGCGGGTGCTGGGCAGGCATCGTGGGGACCCAGCCGGTGTGGCTCGAAGCAGGCTCGGTGATCGTGTTTCCCCAGGGCGACGCGCACGTCATGTCGAGCGCGCCGGGGATGCGGCGCCCGGCGGACCCGGCGAAGTACGCGCCTCCCCGGGACGGCCAGCTTCCGATCGCGGTCACCTCGGGGGAGAGCGGCCCTCGCCCGACACGCTTGGTCTGCGGTTATCTCGGGTACGACGCGCGGCCGTTCAACCCGTTGATCGCGGCGCTCCCGCGCGTGCTCGTGATCCGCGATCGTGACGGCGCGAGCCCGGGGTGGCTGACGCGGTTCGTCGATCTCGCGCTCACCGAATCGCGGAACAAGCGCGCGGGCGGGCAGTCGATCCTCGGGCGCTTGAGCGAGCTGATGTTCGTCGAAGCGCTGCGCCGTCATCTCGAGGGCGCCGGCGGCGAGCAGACGGGGTGGGTCGCGGGGCTCCGCGACGCGAACGTTGGACGCGCGCTCTCCCTCCTTCACGAGAAGCCGAAGCACGCGTGGACGCTCGAGGATCTCGCGCACGAGGTCGGTCTGTCGCGATCGGCGCTCGCCGAGCGGTTCACGCAGCTCGTCGGCCAGCCACCGATGCAATACCTGGCGCAGTGGAGGATGCAGATCGCGGCGGGCATGCTGGCGGGCGGGGCGAAGGTGCTCGAAGCGGCGTTCGGAGTGGGCTACGACTCGGAGGCGGCGTTCAGTCGCGCGTTCAAACGCATGGTCGGTGTCTCGCCGGCGGCATGGCGCGATCGCAACGGTCCGAGCCCGGTCCCGGCCGCGCCCCAGTTCTGA
- a CDS encoding sulfite oxidase-like oxidoreductase: protein MPSRLPPGQTLTEKWPVLTYGDTPRADLGTWTFRCYGKVEAEVSWTWAELMRLPQIEVRSDIHCVTKWSRYDNVWKGVAVREVLARVKVLHEAVAVMAHSEGGYTTNIPLADLRADGVILATRHDGAELSADHGGPCRLVVPHLYFWKSAKWIRAFEFLDVDAPGFWEVNGYHLYADPWKEERYSDQETDAMQRMRAEAAKKRRARSR from the coding sequence ATGCCCTCCCGTCTTCCACCGGGTCAAACGCTCACCGAGAAATGGCCGGTCCTGACCTATGGCGACACGCCTCGCGCCGACCTCGGCACGTGGACCTTCCGTTGCTACGGCAAGGTCGAAGCGGAAGTCTCTTGGACGTGGGCCGAGCTCATGCGGCTCCCGCAGATCGAGGTCCGGTCCGACATCCACTGCGTCACGAAGTGGAGCCGCTACGACAACGTGTGGAAGGGAGTGGCGGTCCGCGAGGTGCTCGCGCGCGTCAAGGTACTCCACGAGGCGGTGGCGGTGATGGCGCACTCCGAGGGGGGCTACACGACGAACATTCCTCTCGCCGACCTGCGCGCCGACGGCGTGATCCTCGCCACCAGGCATGACGGTGCGGAGCTTTCCGCCGACCACGGAGGACCATGCCGCCTCGTGGTCCCACACCTGTACTTCTGGAAGAGCGCCAAGTGGATCCGCGCCTTCGAATTCCTCGACGTCGACGCCCCCGGCTTCTGGGAGGTCAACGGCTACCACCTCTACGCCGACCCTTGGAAGGAAGAGCGCTACTCGGATCAGGAGACCGACGCGATGCAGAGGATGCGCGCCGAGGCCGCTAAGAAACGGCGCGCGCGATCCAGATGA
- a CDS encoding 4Fe-4S dicluster domain-containing protein produces the protein MSEPGGARVPIKTTLVDINNCIGCRACQVACKQWNDRDGEITEMQDDLGFQNPATLSAKTYTLISFHEIENEKADGGVDYAFAMRRCLHCLEPACASACPTTALSRREDGPVVYDPALCIGCRYCMLACPWEVPTADWNTLKPKIHKCTHCADRTDQPLPLARNDQALDDGERDRYSSTIATPACVKACPADALRFGERDEMLAEARRRIAAKPDRYVDHIYGEHEAGGTTVLYLSRVPFAKLGFPDVGTEAYPARTKLALGAVPPAVMAVGALLGAAFSFFKRRALAVAGDAHHHEFAPVPGKVLTPANLLLLAIMLFGAVSFVARFVLGLGGSTHLSDTFPWGLWIVFDLVWIAAAAGAFASAGIIYVFQRKDLYGLGRTAVLIGLLSYSFVTVTLVADLGLPWQSYQLALQAPEHSAMFEVSWCVGLYVTILLWEFLPVVFERRGNARAMELWSRWSGVWVAFAVTLFVFMLSRNVVYAALTAAIFAFLAWRFRPREGHFEPVILAIAAVTLSTMHQSSLGSLFLLMPDQLAPQWWSPVMPVSFFLSSIAAGASLVILIEMAIARVWRRTLPIAPLASMGQIAFWALFVYLAFRLGDMALRQRLGGAFRGGLGALFAAEIVLGGIVPLVLLSRRSLRLRPGILGAGAALAACGIAFNRINVVVTAMTLDGPMPNVAPQSYTPSVVEWGVSAGLIAATVFLFALGVRYLPVLPKQDVHAG, from the coding sequence ATGAGCGAGCCCGGCGGCGCCCGAGTCCCGATCAAGACGACCCTCGTCGACATCAACAATTGCATCGGATGCCGCGCCTGCCAGGTGGCCTGCAAGCAGTGGAACGACCGCGACGGCGAGATCACCGAGATGCAGGACGATCTCGGGTTCCAGAACCCCGCGACCTTGAGCGCCAAGACCTACACGCTCATCTCGTTCCACGAGATCGAGAACGAGAAGGCCGACGGGGGCGTCGACTACGCCTTCGCGATGCGCCGCTGCCTCCACTGCCTCGAGCCGGCGTGCGCGTCGGCCTGTCCGACGACCGCGCTCTCGCGGCGCGAGGACGGCCCGGTCGTCTACGACCCGGCCCTCTGCATCGGCTGCCGCTACTGCATGCTCGCGTGCCCGTGGGAGGTGCCGACCGCCGACTGGAACACGCTCAAGCCGAAGATCCACAAGTGCACGCACTGCGCCGACCGGACCGACCAGCCGCTCCCCTTGGCGCGGAACGACCAAGCTCTCGACGACGGCGAGCGCGACCGCTACTCGAGCACGATCGCGACCCCGGCGTGCGTGAAGGCGTGCCCGGCGGACGCGCTCCGTTTCGGCGAGCGGGACGAGATGCTCGCCGAGGCGCGCCGGCGCATCGCCGCCAAGCCGGACCGCTACGTCGACCACATCTACGGCGAGCACGAGGCCGGAGGCACGACCGTCCTCTACCTGTCGCGCGTGCCGTTCGCCAAGCTCGGCTTTCCCGACGTCGGGACCGAAGCCTATCCGGCGCGCACGAAGCTCGCGCTCGGCGCGGTCCCGCCGGCGGTGATGGCGGTCGGCGCCCTGCTCGGTGCCGCGTTCTCGTTCTTCAAGCGCCGCGCCCTGGCGGTCGCCGGCGACGCCCACCACCACGAGTTCGCGCCGGTTCCCGGGAAGGTGCTCACGCCGGCGAACCTGCTGCTGCTCGCGATCATGCTGTTCGGGGCCGTCTCGTTCGTCGCGCGGTTCGTGCTCGGCCTCGGAGGCAGCACGCATCTGTCCGACACCTTCCCCTGGGGTCTCTGGATCGTCTTCGACCTCGTCTGGATCGCCGCCGCGGCGGGCGCCTTCGCGAGCGCGGGCATCATCTACGTCTTCCAGAGGAAGGATCTCTACGGGCTCGGGCGCACCGCGGTGCTCATCGGCCTGCTGAGCTACTCGTTCGTCACCGTCACGCTCGTCGCCGATCTCGGCCTGCCATGGCAGTCGTACCAACTCGCGCTGCAGGCCCCCGAGCACTCGGCGATGTTCGAGGTTTCGTGGTGCGTCGGGCTCTACGTGACGATCCTGCTCTGGGAGTTCCTCCCCGTCGTCTTCGAGCGGCGGGGCAACGCGCGCGCGATGGAGCTCTGGAGCCGCTGGTCCGGCGTCTGGGTCGCGTTCGCCGTCACCCTGTTCGTGTTCATGCTCTCGCGCAACGTCGTCTACGCCGCCCTGACCGCGGCGATCTTCGCGTTCCTCGCCTGGCGGTTCCGGCCACGCGAAGGGCACTTCGAGCCGGTAATCCTCGCGATCGCGGCGGTAACGCTCTCGACGATGCACCAGAGCTCGCTCGGGTCGCTCTTCCTGCTCATGCCCGACCAGCTCGCGCCCCAGTGGTGGTCGCCGGTCATGCCGGTCTCCTTCTTCCTGTCGTCGATCGCCGCGGGAGCGTCGCTCGTCATCCTCATCGAGATGGCGATCGCCCGCGTGTGGCGCCGCACGCTGCCGATCGCGCCGCTCGCCTCGATGGGCCAGATCGCGTTCTGGGCGCTCTTCGTCTATCTCGCCTTCCGCCTCGGCGACATGGCGCTGCGCCAGCGCCTGGGCGGCGCCTTCCGCGGCGGGCTCGGCGCCCTCTTCGCGGCGGAGATCGTCCTCGGCGGGATCGTCCCGCTCGTCCTCCTGTCCCGCCGGTCGCTGCGCCTCCGCCCGGGCATCCTCGGTGCCGGCGCGGCGCTCGCCGCCTGCGGGATCGCGTTCAACCGCATCAACGTCGTCGTCACCGCGATGACCCTCGACGGGCCGATGCCGAACGTCGCGCCGCAGAGCTACACCCCGTCGGTCGTGGAATGGGGGGTCTCGGCGGGACTCATCGCCGCCACGGTTTTCCTGTTCGCGCTCGGCGTCCGCTACCTGCCGGTGCTCCCCAAGCAAGACGTCCATGCCGGGTAG
- a CDS encoding formate dehydrogenase accessory protein FdhE, producing the protein MPGSEGWVERHRYLESVARFEAGIDEILSGLSWAAPAIPAWDAYADDLDAGVPVLASTSVTVDLKPLEALTATLIGASPGHTRHLGWRTAARYLAPVVRSFEAWRGDDERWLRPYCPLCGSPPAMAQLVGNDPGRRRFLCCGRCGSRWRFRRTECPFCEHDAHELATLKVEGENGLRIDRCEACRAYIKTYDGEGEERLLLADWSSLHLDVIALDRGWVRAAASLYEIPA; encoded by the coding sequence ATGCCGGGTAGCGAGGGCTGGGTCGAGCGCCACCGGTATCTCGAGAGCGTCGCGCGGTTCGAGGCCGGGATCGACGAGATCCTGAGCGGCCTCTCATGGGCGGCGCCGGCGATCCCCGCGTGGGATGCGTACGCGGACGATCTCGACGCGGGCGTCCCGGTGCTGGCGAGCACGTCGGTGACGGTCGACCTGAAGCCTCTCGAGGCGCTGACCGCCACGCTGATCGGCGCGAGCCCGGGGCACACGCGCCATCTCGGCTGGCGCACCGCCGCCCGCTATCTCGCCCCGGTCGTCCGGTCGTTCGAGGCCTGGCGCGGCGACGACGAGCGCTGGCTACGCCCCTATTGCCCGCTGTGCGGATCGCCCCCGGCGATGGCCCAGCTCGTGGGCAACGATCCCGGCCGCCGGCGCTTCCTCTGCTGCGGCCGATGCGGTTCGCGCTGGCGCTTCCGGCGGACCGAGTGCCCGTTCTGCGAGCACGACGCCCACGAGCTCGCGACGCTGAAAGTCGAAGGGGAGAACGGGCTCCGCATCGATCGGTGCGAAGCGTGCCGGGCCTACATCAAGACCTATGACGGCGAGGGGGAGGAGCGCCTCCTCCTCGCCGACTGGTCTTCGCTGCACCTGGACGTCATCGCGCTCGACCGTGGGTGGGTCCGCGCGGCGGCGTCGCTCTACGAGATTCCCGCCTAG
- a CDS encoding outer membrane beta-barrel protein, which produces MKLLLALGSVLVFMSAVPRAAAADDSDREHRWQFSVPVTFTSGSSYDSQEGTSVDVDKDVGFGFGFGYNFSKKLMFGVDFTWINANYNAHVVTDANGDGRPDSSIDVAGTLDAANLQFVAQYNILSGRITPFLRGSIGWTWIDSNIPSGPVQGGCWWDPWYGYICNTWQPTFSDSEFAYGVAAGVRAELGDRFFLEASYNILWIDFSKAGTQDFDGVRLNMGWTF; this is translated from the coding sequence ATGAAGCTGCTCCTCGCTCTCGGATCTGTTCTCGTCTTCATGTCTGCCGTGCCTCGAGCCGCCGCCGCGGACGATAGCGATCGCGAGCACCGGTGGCAGTTCTCGGTGCCGGTCACCTTCACGTCCGGGTCTTCCTACGACTCCCAGGAAGGGACGAGCGTCGACGTCGACAAGGACGTGGGCTTCGGCTTCGGCTTCGGCTACAACTTCAGCAAGAAGCTCATGTTCGGCGTCGATTTCACCTGGATCAACGCCAACTACAACGCGCACGTCGTCACCGATGCCAACGGCGACGGGAGGCCGGACAGCAGCATCGACGTCGCCGGCACGCTCGACGCGGCCAACCTCCAGTTCGTGGCGCAGTACAACATCCTCTCCGGCCGCATCACGCCGTTCCTCCGCGGGAGCATCGGGTGGACGTGGATCGACTCGAACATCCCGTCGGGGCCGGTGCAGGGCGGGTGCTGGTGGGATCCGTGGTACGGCTACATCTGCAACACCTGGCAGCCGACCTTTTCGGACAGTGAGTTCGCGTACGGGGTCGCCGCCGGCGTCCGGGCCGAGCTGGGCGACCGGTTCTTCCTCGAGGCGAGCTACAACATTCTCTGGATCGACTTCAGCAAAGCGGGCACGCAAGACTTCGACGGTGTCCGCTTGAACATGGGCTGGACGTTCTAG